The genome window GGAAGAAATCTTGGAAACCGCGATACTTCTTGCTGCGTGCTTCCGGATTGTATTACTCGCCTAAAGGCAAGACCAAGGTCAGTTCAGGCAACCCAAACAAGTAAAACATACATACTGTACTTTGGCCAGATATGGAGCTCAGGCAATGAGTTTACCGTGTGATCAATTGCTGCCTTGAAAATCGATTGGACAAGGAAACAGAAGTAATGGATTTGTGAAAAGGTCAAAGTAACAGGTTTCTTTCTGTCCCTCAGGCATCACGGGACCTTGTGTGCTTGGTGCAGTTTGACAATGTGAACGTGTACGTCTGCAAGGAATATAGAAATAAATACAAGGCACCCACAGACCACTGCTTTATGCTAAAGGTAAAGTGTCATTTTGGTAAACCACTTGCACTTTTACATGTGGTCCACATCTAACATAATAACATTGCATTGACAGCTACCTGATTTTCAATACATATATGTATAAATGTGAAGTTCAATAAGATCTAGAAATGGTCAAGGGTTAATGCTTTTTGTAAACTGGCGGAGTAATCATTTACTATTTACGCTGGTCTGAAAAAGATCTTTCTAGATACTTATCTCTGCACTTTAGGGACCTGAAACCTTTGCAAGCtgcttctttaaaaaaaagtgttttctaTCAcattagtcatggaagtaaaagcAGATGGTATAGACATAAAGGTTAAGGCATCGAAAGCTGTAAATTACATCCTGTTAAAGCCTCCAGTTCCCATTTTGATAGCAAGTAGGAGTGGTATAACTGGACAGAAGCTTAGAGCTGACCTTACTTTAACCTTTCAAAATGCTCCACTGGTCCAATACTAACCAAAATGAATTCCTATTTAATTACTATTGTTGTTTAAATGGCAAAGCAGGTCTCAGTCCAGTGTTATAGGTCagcattttgcttgtttttcaaGTAATCTGGCATAATAACAAGGGATCTTTAGGTACTCCAGGTGGTAGAGCTTTTATCTGACATTTATAAACCATGAATCTGCCCTCTCCCCTATCATAATACTCAAGTAGGTGTAACTACCAACGCAAAGCTGTTAAACACAAATTGTACAATGATTATTTCAAGGTGTATGCCTACTGGCTTAATATATCATCAAAATTACCCAAATGACTACCCTTAAAGATTAAAGCTGAGCATTTGAACTTCCAGAATGCAGGAAATAGTCGAGGAAGCATCTTTTACTAATTAGCTTGCATGGATGAGGGCTGACATTAGCGTGGCAACCCAAAACATTAAGGGTGTGGTTATAAATATTTGTGAAACGTGATAGCCTGTAAAGTTATAGTAGATGGTTTCATTGGATGCACGAGCATTGCCTTGGTTACGCGCCTGAACTGAACTTCATATCTGTAATTATTTATCGATCTGGCTAGTTTCTAGTTCCCTAGAACAATacattgtcaaaaaaaaaaaaaaatggttttctAAAGATGAGGGGAGATGACGAGCGTGGATCACAACTTCGCAGaaaggtttggcagccaggcaagattTCATGGACCTgtaaaaattccgtagaaattacaatgttattgcagctgggttgccggtaacttaccatagatttacatttatgtcatttagtgccaagagtttgttcaaagttaaataaattttaaatattaacaagtctttatctttacagaataaaactatacaataacaacctcatgcaaagcattctggcaaccagaaatcatcatcaacctttttcagttttttgcttcagatttggtttcccagaatgttttgcttgatgctgtttttttagttttactctgtaaagacaaagacttgaaaatgtttcatgttcatttaactttaaaaaaaatgttgcaagtaaataacatacatttacatctacagtaagttaccggcaacccggCTGCAataacactgtaatttctacggaattttttacagtgtaacattgtatacattaattttacacagtaatgttagctcaAATATACATTTGATATAATATATGAATgaaggtaatttacttgtcatttatttcccttgttatcagaaataaactactgtaaaagtactctgttgtttttgtatgtggaagtctaccggaagttacgttaagtccacaaaagccatttgtttatgttgttactgttgAAACAGTCTATATACCcaataaaagaaaatgtattgGTCATTCAGGCTAATTCCTAATTTCCTAAGCTTAACGATTAAAGCTAATgctatattttcaaataatattACTAGTCTGGGCACGCAAAGGTGAATTACAGAGAGCCTAAGACTGAGCCCTGCGGCACTCCAAAACTATATGTTTTTAGGTcagttccttttgtccatacaAGGTGTGGTGGTCTGACAAGTATAATGTAAATCAGTTCAGCTTCGGTCTAAAAATGGTAGCATGCTTCTCAAACCTTTCCAACAGTGCTGATACAATACAGTCACACAACACAACACTATGTAAAAAATAGAGTTTAGGACTTTTTGGGGcgatttcccagacagggattagacttgcactgacatatcttaaaatacatcagtgccctttgttttgccatAAAATTCAcataagtaatgttttagtaaggcatgtttgatAAAACAAGTTATATTACCCAATTAAaccctagtcctggcttaagataatccctctctgagaaaccaccccatagtTTTTCAAACTGGTTCTTGATAAGCCTAACTAAACACCTGAAAATCACCTCTAGTTATTTTCTGTAAATATGCTTAATATGCATTTATACATATGACAACATATTAATGTCTTACATAGGATGACGGATACTGAACTCACATCAAACCGATTAAACACTTTCAGATCTGATGTACAGTTATGAAAAGATTAACCATGTTCTCGACATGAACATAgtcatagatgctggaatggcggtaagaataaataaataaaataaatactgaaAAGTAGTGGACTTTTTGAAAACAATTTGAAAGCATGAAAACCTGCCTTAATTGGtttgttattgtttgtttactggAGTGTTTCAGATTTTATTTAGGCAACAACTGGCTTTGTTTTAATGCTAATGTCTAGAAATGACGAAACAACTCTGCAGAAATCTGTGCTCAAAAGTGTGTTGAATTGTGGTCTCTGTTAACTATACTTAAATAACATGTAAACAATACATATTAGCAGCTCAAGagcacatttttctttaaagaataTTGCATACTACAAGTTCACACCttcattaaaaaatattcattattaAATGTTAGAGAGACGCACATTTGCATATATAGAGTGACCGAGGAGACCGTGAAgtttgcttcatgctaatttggTTCTTGTAATCTGTTTTCAGCATCCGCAGATTCAAAAAGAATCACAATACATCAAGTATTTGTGTTGTGATGATAACTGGAGCATGACCCTGTGGGTGACTGGAATACGGATTGCCAAGGTAAATCGAATACTAAATCATAAAAACTTGATTcatcttacactgtaaaaagtaaaagttggatcaacttaaaaaaaatttttattggTAATGCctaaaaatgtgatatttttttcGACTTAAATTGTTTCACTTTAACTgaaaatttaaagtttaaaatgttaaaatattttaaggtgttaccaattgaagccatttaaaaaaaataatcttaaagtttttacttacagtaaagtgagaaaatataagtttataaaactttattctTATGTGTGTTTTTTACCTTTTACAGTACAGTGTATGTGAAAACTGgacaaaatatttataaataaataacaatttacataatattaataaacatGTATAAAACATGGAGGGGTTGATTAAGCAAATTGTCATTTACTATTATGAATTATAGAGTTgatcaaatattaaaatataataattattattaagttCTTTCTTATCTATTATAATAAACTTTCTTACTTTATTTGGTTTTGTCATTATAACTTTCATAGTACGGTAAGCTGTTATACGACAACTACAAATGCGCTGTAAGGAAAGCCACAGTTCCTGCGTCCTGGGCTAATCGCACTATCCAGTCCAGCCCATCCACCTCCAATTCATCCACACCCTCCCCTACACCAAAAGGTAGAGATAATGAAGCACAATATATATGTTTGATAAACACATTATTTATATCTTGTTACAACATCATGTTAAAGAAATTCagaaaagtttgtgtttatcTTGCAGTGAAAGCTGCAAATGGACACCCTCCTCAAGCTCCAATGGAAACCAAGGTACATCATCAATCGACCATCCTTAAATTAGTTGTGGAGATCATGGTTTGCATACAATTTGCCCTTAACAGTGGCTTACCATTACAGTGTCACTGTTCCTATTTTCTGTACACAAAAATTTGGAAACCACAAACCTTGTGTTAAACTTGAGCGTGACGTTTCATCTTTAATACCCTAAATTATGTCACATGTTTAGAGGAGAATTTACTATAtcagattttgttttgtttttgcagGTTTCTGGCCAACAAGCATCTTTTCCACCACCTCCACCTGCAGCAGAATTTCTGCCACCTCCAGTTCCTGACCCCATGATTCCTGGtccccctcctcctcctcctcccaGCACAGCTAAAGGCAACAAGTTTCCACCTCCACCTCAGTTTCCGAAATCCTCCTTCCCACCCATTGATGACTTGCCTCCTCCACCTCCTCCTCCAGAAGACATCGATCTGCCCCCTGACTTTCTGCCTCCACCACCGCCTAGTTTTATATCTCACGGGGAAGAATTTCTACCGCCACCCCCTCCAAATCCTGTGGGTTTCATTCCACCACCTCCTCCTGCTACCCAGAACTCTGCATCTATTGGAGGAGTGCCACCACCTCCCCCTCCTCCACCACCGGCTCCTGCACCCGCTGCTAACAGATCTGGCTCTGTCAGGAAAGTGGCTCCACCCCCACCAAAGAGGACTACACCGCAAGTAACAGCGCCCTCGGGTGGCGACCTCATGTCAGAACTGATGACAGCCATGAATAAAAAACGCACTCAATAATGAACAAACTGGgctaacttttgtttgtttattagatTTAGGCCAAAGTTGTTATGTGATGTTAGAACACACTGGCTTATTTACTTCTGTTGTATTTGTTTTACTGTATATCATTAGACAAAAATTGTAAATACTAATTTTTCTTATTCATCAGATTCTTGTCTATAATTAACAGTTAGATTACTGTTAGTAACAGATGCTATATCATCTACAGGTGGTTTTAAGAATTGGCAATGACGTGTCAATAAATACAGCTGTTGAAGTTTAAGTGTTTATCACATCGAGTCATTTTTACATTGGAATACACTGGTAGGCAAATAACTTCTTCTAGctatgaatttttttatttagagacAAAAATGTTCAGTACGGCTTTGATGAGAGTCATGCATTGATTTTAACATGGTTAAGGAGTGTTTTAGGCAAATCttgtaataaaacaaaacactggAAGCACAAATTGTTATGCATGTTAATTATTTATTGACAATAATCGCAAACCTTTCCGCCAAATAACACGACACTAGGCTGTTTAATGTGGGCTTACAGGCACGCATATTCAAAATCGCTTTAACATAGCTCATTCAATAAGATTTTGGAGACACCACtatgaaaacactgtagattattttcaaataattgaaTATTATTGGTAAAAAGCACGGTAAAGTGATGCTTTTGTCCATCAGTACCTGAGGTTAGGAGGAACAGCTGACTCTCAACTGCTGGGCCCACATCGGTGTTTTACTGGAGTATCCAGCTCTCTCAGCCTCATCTTGCTCAGTAAACGGGTTCATTAGAATCTGCTGCAACAGCGCCACCTAGAAAAACAACATCAGAAATTATGTTGCATAGTTTGTGTTATGTCTCTTTGTTAATGTATTGCCAAAAagcaattttgtg of Paramisgurnus dabryanus chromosome 22, PD_genome_1.1, whole genome shotgun sequence contains these proteins:
- the apbb1ip gene encoding amyloid beta A4 precursor protein-binding family B member 1-interacting protein, with translation MDDIDAMFSDMLQEMDLLTQSLETEEESPPQHKPLTIPATQEMNFSIGFTDFNESLHGLEDNDLDALMADLVADISATEEKFATEKGSTKGSAPALTPAPTPAALPPVQPPSNYSLPTSTPRPATSSISISSQPLPPSVKLSKEEQEEQEKADKIKLALEKLKEAKVKKLVVKVEITDGSSKTLMVDERQTVRDVIDNLFEKTHCDCNVDWCVCETNPDLQTERGFEDHEALVEPLSTWTRDTENKVVFKENKEKYEVFKNPQMFYLWKKDKKTIMDMKEKDKEQLLEENFCGPSVIVPDLEGVLYMKEDGKKSWKPRYFLLRASGLYYSPKGKTKASRDLVCLVQFDNVNVYVCKEYRNKYKAPTDHCFMLKHPQIQKESQYIKYLCCDDNWSMTLWVTGIRIAKYGKLLYDNYKCAVRKATVPASWANRTIQSSPSTSNSSTPSPTPKVKAANGHPPQAPMETKVSGQQASFPPPPPAAEFLPPPVPDPMIPGPPPPPPPSTAKGNKFPPPPQFPKSSFPPIDDLPPPPPPPEDIDLPPDFLPPPPPSFISHGEEFLPPPPPNPVGFIPPPPPATQNSASIGGVPPPPPPPPPAPAPAANRSGSVRKVAPPPPKRTTPQVTAPSGGDLMSELMTAMNKKRTQ